From Candidatus Acidiferrales bacterium:
CCGGCGTGGTGCTGACGCAGTGCAACACCGGGCCGCTGGCTACCGGCGGCATCGGCACCGCCCTCGGCATCATCCTCACCGCCGTCGCAGAAGGAAAGCAATTGCGCGTGCTGGTTCCGGAGACGCGGCCCTATCTTCAGGGGGCGCGACTCACTGCCTGGGAACTGAAGCAGGCGGGCGTCCCGCAAACCCTCATCACCGACAACATGATCGGCCATTTCATGAGGACAGGCCAGGTCGGCTGCGTCATCACCGGCGCCGACCGCATCGCCGCGAACGGCGACACCGCGAACAAGATCGGCACCTATCCCATGGCCGTCCTTGCCAGGGAACACGGCGTGCCGTTTTATGTCGCGGCGCCCCTTTCCACGCTCGACCCCTCCATTCCCTCGGGCGATCAGATTCCGATCGAGCAGCGCGCCGCCCGCGAGGTCACCCATATCCGCGATGTGCCGATTGCCCCGGAAGGCGTGCCGGCGGCCAATCCCGCCTTTGACATCACCCCGGCGCGATTCATCGCCGCCGTCATCACCGAGCGCGGCGTGGCCCGAGCGCCATATGAGAAAAGCTTGCGGAAATTGCTCGAGTCCACTGCTTGAGTCTAATGCCAAGTAGCTTGGGAGCTTCCTTGTGACGAAGGTGCTCGTTACCGGCGCCACCGGTTTTGTCGGCTACCACATCACCAGGCAGCTTGCTGAGCTGGGCCAGCAGGTGCGCGCGCTTGTCCGGCGGCCGGAACGCGCGAAAATTCTCGCGCCCTTCGGCGTTGACCTGCGCCCGGGCGACGTCACTGACCCGGCTTCCGTGCGCGCGGCCATGGAGGGCGTCGAGACGGTCTTTCACACGGCTGCCTGGGTCGGCTTCTGGCGCACCGGGGGCGGCCGGATGGATGCCGTGAATGTCGAGGGTACTCGCCATGTCCTCATGGCCGCGCGCCATGCCGGCGTCAAAAACTTTCTCCATGTCAGCAGCGTGGCCGCGGTCGGCCAAAGCCTCGACGGCAAGCCCGCCGATGAAAGCAATCCCTGGCTCGAAGAATGGGAAGAGGTGAACTACGTCCGCACCAAGCGTCGCGCCGAGGAACTCGTTCTCGGCTTCGCCAAAGAGAATCCAGCCTCATCACCCATGAAGGTCATCGCGGTCAATCCCACAATCATTCTAGGCGCGCCCGACCATCACGTCTCCGGCGGCGGGCGCATGGTCTTGAATTCCCTTCAGGGCAAAGTACCGGGAACGATCGATTGGGTGGCGAGCTTTGTGGACGTTCGCGACGTGGCGGCGGCTTCGATTGCGGCGATCGACCGGGGCCGCAGCGGGGAGCGATACATCCTTTCAGCGGAAGCGATGCCGCTGCCCCGGTTCTACGGCCTGGTGGCGGAAATGGCCGGCATGAAGCCGCCGCGGTTTCGTTTGCCGCGATGGTTTGCCTACGCTTTTGCTCTGCTCGAAGAGATGCGGGGCGCCGTCACGC
This genomic window contains:
- the mtnA gene encoding S-methyl-5-thioribose-1-phosphate isomerase, producing the protein MLTTMTQPIEWTNAGVRMLDQRRLPAEVVYHTYTHYREVAQAIKEMVIRGAPAIGIAAAMGVALGVETSPAQDLAQLENEFAAISKVMAETRPTAVNLFWAIERMKRRFAELKAAQGTPEEKLAAIRRGLVEEAKRIHAEERALEEAMARHGAPLMPQSGVVLTQCNTGPLATGGIGTALGIILTAVAEGKQLRVLVPETRPYLQGARLTAWELKQAGVPQTLITDNMIGHFMRTGQVGCVITGADRIAANGDTANKIGTYPMAVLAREHGVPFYVAAPLSTLDPSIPSGDQIPIEQRAAREVTHIRDVPIAPEGVPAANPAFDITPARFIAAVITERGVARAPYEKSLRKLLESTA
- a CDS encoding SDR family oxidoreductase, which encodes MTKVLVTGATGFVGYHITRQLAELGQQVRALVRRPERAKILAPFGVDLRPGDVTDPASVRAAMEGVETVFHTAAWVGFWRTGGGRMDAVNVEGTRHVLMAARHAGVKNFLHVSSVAAVGQSLDGKPADESNPWLEEWEEVNYVRTKRRAEELVLGFAKENPASSPMKVIAVNPTIILGAPDHHVSGGGRMVLNSLQGKVPGTIDWVASFVDVRDVAAASIAAIDRGRSGERYILSAEAMPLPRFYGLVAEMAGMKPPRFRLPRWFAYAFALLEEMRGAVTRRSPALTREMLRHTTHPACYSSAKARRELGFSPRPLGETIADTVAWFRSYLPERRHQDL